Within the Tistrella mobilis genome, the region GCGCGAAGGTTGCCCGGCACCATGCGGCCGCCGCGCTGCTGCCGCGTTCAGATGGACGATTGACGACACCCCCGCCTTCGTTGGAGAGTCTGAGAAGTCGGAGGATCGGGAGGCCGTTCCGGGCAGGGCGGCAATACGATCGACCGGACCGCAGGGCTGACCTGGGTCCGAGGGCAGGGGCCCCGGGCCCGGATCATGAGGATCCGTCGGCTGGCGGCCCATCGGGCAGGAAGCGATGAGCGACCAATCTTCGTCTAGACGGCCCCGCTCGGGCGGGGCCGGCAATACTTCCCTGGGGCATCTGCTGATGTCCTGGCTCGGCGGCGGGCGTTCCCGCGACCGGGACGAGCTGCGCGAGAGCCTGGTCGAACTGGCCGAGCGCATTGAAGGCGAGGAGGAGGAGCGCGAGGCGCTCGACCCCGCCGAACGCCAGCTGGTGACCAACGTGCTGAAACTCGGCGATCTGACCGTCGAGGACGTGATGGTGCCACGCGCGGACATCATCGCCATCGAAATCTCCACACCCATCGATGCCGCCCTCCGCGCCATGGCCGAGGCGGGGCATTCCCGGCTGCCGGTCTATCGCGGCACGCTGGATGAACTGGTCGGCATGGTCCACATCAAGGATGTGGTCGGGCGTCTGGGAGAAACCGGCACGCTGGAAAGCCCGGGGCTGGTGCGGGAAGTGCTGTTCGAGGCGCCTTCCAGGCGCGTGCTCGACCTGCTGAACCGCATGCGGACCACCCGCATTCATCTTGCCATCGTGGTCGACGAATACGGCGGCACCGACGGGCTGGTGACGATCGAAGATCTGGTCGAACAGATCGTCGGCGAGATCGAGGACGAGCACGACGATCAACAGCAGCCGCGGCTGGAGGAAGTGGAAGACGGCGTCTTCGAGGCCGATGCCCGGCTGGACGTCGAAGAGCTGGAAGCGCGGCTGGACCGGGTTCTGGTCGATGACGACGAGGATGTCGACACGCTGGGCGGTCTGGTTTTTGCCCTCACCGGCCGTGTGCCGGCGGCGGGTGAGACCGTCGAGCATCCGGCGGGGCTTGTCTTCGAGGTTCTGGATGCCGATCCCCGGCGGATCAAGCGGTTGCGCATCCGCGTGACCGCCCCTGAAGCCACGACGGCAGCGTGACCCTGGCCGATCGGGACCGCCCGGCTGCGGAAGGCCGATTGCACCGCCTCGCCGACCGGATCGGCGGGCTTGGCGTGCGTGCACGTCTGGGACTGGCGGCCCTGGCCGGCGGCCTGTCGACGGCGGCGCTGCCGCCGGCCGATGCCTGGCCCCTGGGCTTCGTTGCCTTCACCCTGCTTCTGCTG harbors:
- a CDS encoding hemolysin family protein — its product is MSDQSSSRRPRSGGAGNTSLGHLLMSWLGGGRSRDRDELRESLVELAERIEGEEEEREALDPAERQLVTNVLKLGDLTVEDVMVPRADIIAIEISTPIDAALRAMAEAGHSRLPVYRGTLDELVGMVHIKDVVGRLGETGTLESPGLVREVLFEAPSRRVLDLLNRMRTTRIHLAIVVDEYGGTDGLVTIEDLVEQIVGEIEDEHDDQQQPRLEEVEDGVFEADARLDVEELEARLDRVLVDDDEDVDTLGGLVFALTGRVPAAGETVEHPAGLVFEVLDADPRRIKRLRIRVTAPEATTAA